A window of the Brassica napus cultivar Da-Ae chromosome C5, Da-Ae, whole genome shotgun sequence genome harbors these coding sequences:
- the LOC125587250 gene encoding uncharacterized protein LOC125587250 yields the protein MAVKTDMSKAYDRIEWSFVEAGRVSPSRGLRQGDPLSPYLFILCTEVLSGHCTKAQNRGLLTGVKVARNSPAINHLLFADDTMFFMRSDAQSCAQLVSLLNKYEKASGQCINATKSAITFSSKTSSHTKLRVKRQLTIEKEGGIGKYLGLPEHFGRRKRDIFNSILDRIRQRVISWTTRFLSGAGKQVLLQSILSAIPAYAMSCFMLPASLCKQIQSLLTRFWWDANPEKRKMCWVAWSKLTLPKNLGGLGFRDIECFNQALLAKIAWRLVQDPNSLLGQTLLGKYCHSNPFLRASSSTSGSHGWRGILWGRDLLLTGLGWTIGNGASVKVWEDPWLSNLSPSIPMGPPTLHNRNMRVHELILQHSKEWNIQAIRQHLPLYEDLILQLIPSSLNKEDDLIKSAALPVGSALLTRGIQVDPRCKRCGEVETPIHLLLTCTFSAHVWDLIPALNKPDPSSDLSISELLLCCTTMTNLPPTGLASTPVALWVLWHLWKNRNQLVFDNKSWSEAEITLKVLKDARSWEEASQAPVKTCSPRNRPTLPQQPSTGYACFTDGAWDPNSRNSGQGWVFHDPNGVCVEHRSSNRSHVASPLVAEALAVKAALLDAVAYGFFRLNVFSDSKSLVNLLNSSSSTIELHSLLFDIRVLSCRFEVISFGFIPRLNNVKADSLAKSALFSLVNPPRGE from the exons ATGGCGGTGAAAACTGACATGAGTAAGGCCTATGATAGAATCGAATGGTCCTTTGTCGAAGCG GGTCGTGTTTCACCTTCCCGAGGTCTCCGGCAAGGTGATCCGCTCTCCCCGTACCTCTTTATTCTGTGTACGGAGGTTCTCTCGGGACACTGCACCAAGGCACAAAATCGGGGCTTGCTGACTGGAGTTAAAGTGGCACGAAACAGCCCTGCAATAAACCACCTACTTTTCGCCGACGACACTATGTTCTTCATGAGATCGGACGCCCAAAGCTGCGCGCAACTAGTGTCTCTCCTCAACAAATATGAGAAAGCGTCAGGCCAATGCATAAATGCCACTAAGTCCGCTATCACTTTCTCCTCCAAGACGTCTTCCCACACAAAGCTTCGAGTTAAGCGCCAACTAACAATAGAGAAGGAGGGAGGTATCGGAAAGTATCTCGGGCTGCCCGAGCACTTTGGTAGAAGAAAGCGGGACATTTTTAACTCCATCTTAGATCGGATTAGACAAAGAGTTATCAGCTGGACCACAAGGTTCTTATCTGGCGCGGGAAAGCAAGTTCTCCTCCAATCGATTCTCTCCGCTATACCCGCCTACGCTATGTCATGCTTCATGCTCCCAGCCTCCCTTTGTAAGCAAATACAATCTTTACTTACTCGTTTTTGGTGGGATGCTAACCCGGAAAAGAGAAAAATGTGTTGGGTAGCTTGGTCTAAGCTTACTCTCCCAAAAAACCTTGGAGGTCTTGGATTTAGAGATATTGAGTGTTTTAACCAGGCCCTTCTAGCAAAAATTGCTTGGCGCCTTGTGCAGGATCCAAATTCTCTCCTTGGCCAGACCCTGTTAGGGAAATATTGCCACTCTAATCCCTTCCTTAGGGCTTCAAGCTCGACCTCAGGCTCCCACGGATGGAGAGGGATTCTCTGGGGCCGTGACCTTCTCTTGACAGGTCTCGGATGGACAATAGGCAATGGAGCGTCTGTGAAAGTGTGGGAGGACCCGTGGCTGTCAAACCTCTCTCCGTCTATTCCAATGGGGCCTCCAACCCTCCACAACCGGAACATGCGAGTCCATGAACTTATTCTCCAACACTCAAAAGAATGGAACATTCAAGCTATCCGCCAACACTTGCCTCTATATGAGGATCTCATCCTACAACTCATCCCTAGTTCCCTGAACAAGGAGGACGACTTG ATCAAAAGTGCGGCGCTTCCAGTTGGCTCTGCTCTCCTAACAAGAGGCATACAAGTCGATCCTAGATGCAAACGATGTGGAGAGGTTGAGACTCCTATCCACCTACTCTTGACATGTACTTTCTCTGCCCATGTATGGGATCTTATTCCGGCCCTGAACAAACCAGACCCTAGCTCCGACCTCTCCATCTCTGAGCTTCTACTCTGTTGCACTACAATGACCAACCTCCCACCTACCGGCCTGGCCTCCACTCCGGTCGCCCTCTGGGTTCTTTGGCATCTCTGGAAGAACaggaaccaacttgtcttcgaCAACAAGTCTTGGTCTGAAGCAGAGATAACTCTGAAAGTTTTGAAAGATGCTAGGTCCTGGGAAGAAGCCTCTCAAGCCCCTGTTAAGACTTGCTCTCCACGCAACCGGCCTACTCTACCGCAGCAACCCTCTACTGGATATGCTTGCTTCACAGATGGAGCCTGGGACCCCAACTCAAGAAACAGTGGACAAGGCTGGGTCTTTCACGACCCCAATGGTGTCTGTGTTGAACACCGATCTTCAAACCGCTCCCATGTCGCTTCACCCCTGGTTGCTGAAGCCCTTGCGGTAAAGGCTGCTCTACTTGACGCAGTCGCTTACGGATTCTTTCGGTTGAATGTTTTCTCTGATTCGAAATCCCTCGTCAACCTTCTTAACTCGTCCTCTTCAACAATTGAGCTGCATAGCTTACTGTTTGATATTAGGGTTTTAAGTTGCAGGTTCGAAGTTATCTCATTTGGTTTTATTCCACGTTTAAACAATGTTAAAGCAGACTCTCTTGCTAAATCTGCTCTGTTTTCCCTCGTAAACCCTCCCCGTGGGGAGTAA
- the LOC106388473 gene encoding leucine-rich repeat extensin-like protein 3: MDHIDGAAGWRWQMEKRTGPSSPASPFITPFPNPNPNPPLLGYSPPALPDSSASPNPSVPITPILPAPIVNSSSPPPPSNQNPPPQLPPPPPDSDITTTPPPPASSQISIAPPPPTLELTSPPLNPPTSVVNTPAPGMRSW, encoded by the coding sequence ATGGATCACATAGATGGAGCAGCCGGATGGAGATGGCAAATGGAGAAACGAACAGGACCTTCCTCTCCAGCTTCCCCTTTTATAACTCCCTTTCCTAATCCTAATCCGAACCCGCCTCTACTCGGATATTCCCCGCCCGCCCTACCCGACTCATCAGCATCACCAAACCCATCTGTTCCGATCACCCCAATTCTGCCGGCGCCGATTGTAAACTCTAGTTCTCCTCCGCCTCCGTCTAATCAGAATCCTCCGCCGCAACTTCCACCTCCTCCGCCTGATTCAGATATAACCACCACACCGCCTCCACCTGCATCGTCGCAAATATCAATCGCGCCGCCACCTCCAACTCTAGAATTGACATCACCGCCATTAAATCCGCCGACCTCCGTCGTCAATACTCCCGCTCCTGGCATGCGAAGCTGGTGA
- the LOC106389681 gene encoding cysteine-rich repeat secretory protein 38, translated as MSSSSSFKRIVSLPLLALAIQLLSIHSVLSQSQDNAFLYHKCSDIEGNFTSRSPYESNLNSLFPRLSYSVPSNGFAALSTGNKPDNVNGLGLCRGDASPSDCRTCLATAIPELRKRCPNNKAGIIWYDNCLVKYSSTNFFGKIDYENRFYLYNVNNVSNPASFNTQTKALLTELTKKATAGGNQKLFATGEKSLGEKKLYGLVQCTRDLRSDSCKACLDGIIGELPNCCDGKEGGRVVGGSCNFRYEIYPFVKTA; from the exons ATGTCTTCATCCTCCTCGTTTAAACGCATCGTTTCACTCCCTCTATTGGCCTTGGCCATACAACTTCTCTCTATACACAGCGTTTTGTCCCAAAGTCAGGACAATGCGTTCCTCTACCACAAGTGTTCTGACATTGAAGGGAACTTCACTTCGAGGAGTCCATACGAGTCAAATCTCAACAGTCTCTTTCCTCGTCTCTCTTACAGTGTTCCATCAAACGGGTTTGCCGCTCTCTCGACTGGCAACAAACCTGACAACGTCAATGGTTTGGGCCTATGCCGCGGCGATGCCTCTCCTTCTGACTGCCGAACCTGTCTGGCAACGGCCATTCCAGAG CTACGTAAGAGATGTCCGAATAACAAGGCAGGAATAATATGGTACGACAACTGTCTAGTCAAGTATTCATCGACCAATTTCTTCGGAAAGATTGATTACGAGAACAGGTTCTATCTGTACAACGTCAACAACGTGAGCAATCCAGCATCGTTCAACACGCAGACCAAAGCTCTTTTAACTGAGCTGACGAAAAAAGCAACTGCTGGAGGCAACCAGAAGCTGTTTGCCACAGGGGAAAAGAGTCTCGGGGAGAAGAAGCTGTACGGATTAGTGCAGTGTACGAGAGACTTGAGGAGTGACAGTTGCAAGGCATGTTTGGATGGGATTATCGGGGAGCTTCCTAACTGCTGCGACGGTAAAGAAGGAGGGAGAGTTGTGGGTGGCAGTTGTAACTTTCGGTATGAAATTTACCCTTTTGTTAAGACTGCTTGA